One region of Neisseria mucosa genomic DNA includes:
- the hpnD gene encoding squalene synthase HpnD — protein sequence MQGLDYCRQKAEESRSSFLSGFRFLSQEKRDAITVLYAFCRELDDVVDDCSDPNVAQATLNWWRGDLDKVFGGVMPEHPVNQALRQVKETFKLPKYELEALIDGMQMDLVQARYGSFEELKLYCHRVAGVVGCLIARILGFSDDQTLEYADKMGLALQLTNIIRDVGEDARNGRIYLPMEEMQRFDVPASVIMQCKPTDNFAELMCFQVSRARETYREAMSLLPAADKKSQKVGLVMAAIYYALLNEIDRDGAQNVLTYKIAIPSPRKKRIALKTWLFGFKP from the coding sequence TATTGTCGTCAGAAGGCAGAAGAAAGCCGCTCCAGTTTTTTGTCGGGCTTCCGTTTCCTGTCGCAGGAAAAGCGGGATGCGATAACGGTTTTGTATGCTTTTTGCCGCGAATTGGACGATGTGGTCGATGACTGCTCCGATCCGAATGTGGCGCAGGCGACGTTAAACTGGTGGCGCGGCGATTTGGACAAAGTATTCGGCGGCGTGATGCCGGAGCATCCGGTCAATCAGGCTTTGCGGCAGGTTAAGGAAACCTTCAAGCTGCCGAAATATGAATTGGAAGCCTTAATCGACGGAATGCAGATGGATTTGGTTCAGGCGCGTTACGGTAGTTTTGAAGAGTTGAAACTGTATTGCCACCGCGTTGCGGGTGTTGTCGGCTGCCTGATCGCTAGGATTTTAGGGTTTTCAGACGACCAAACGCTGGAATACGCGGATAAAATGGGTCTTGCTCTGCAACTGACGAACATTATCCGCGATGTCGGTGAAGATGCGAGAAACGGTCGGATTTACCTGCCGATGGAGGAAATGCAGCGGTTTGACGTGCCTGCAAGCGTGATTATGCAATGTAAGCCGACGGATAATTTTGCCGAACTGATGTGCTTTCAAGTTTCACGCGCCCGCGAGACTTATCGTGAGGCGATGTCGCTCTTGCCCGCTGCAGATAAAAAATCCCAAAAAGTCGGTTTGGTGATGGCGGCGATTTATTACGCGCTGTTGAACGAAATCGACCGCGACGGCGCGCAAAACGTTTTGACTTATAAAATTGCCATTCCTTCGCCGCGCAAAAAGCGTATCGCCCTGAAAACCTGGTTATTTGGATTTAAGCCATGA
- a CDS encoding oxidoreductase, which yields MNTPHLRPKIAVVGAGWAGLSAAVSLARRVDVTVFEAGRQAGGRARTLAGNTDGFSFLDNGQHILLGAYHGVLTLMEHIGADPEDAFCRLPLQWHMYEGLQFQSTNLPSPLHILTGILRAKNVSFSLKIRLLSDMAALQHYARGKRADLAVAQWLRQRNVPRRLVAEFWQPLVWGALNTPLEHASLRVLCNVLSDGVWADKSGSDYLLPKRDLGAIIAEPALTKLKQYGADIRLETRVGRLKNLPDGRVVVNDEVFDAVIVAVAPYHAVHLFPEDTPDYIQTTYQNLQYHSITTVYLRYAVPVHLPAPLTGFTDGTAQWLVYRGALGLPANEVAAVISVSDHVGAFKSQEWVEKVHADVKRICPYLDEPEAVRVITEKRATTACTPDSATPDFAWLHQRRIYPAGDYLHPRYPATLEAAVQSGLTAAEMCLADFGLI from the coding sequence ATGAACACTCCGCATCTTCGCCCGAAAATTGCCGTCGTCGGTGCAGGCTGGGCAGGTTTGTCTGCCGCAGTGTCGTTGGCGCGCCGTGTCGATGTTACTGTATTTGAAGCCGGTCGGCAGGCGGGCGGACGGGCGCGTACTTTGGCTGGGAATACCGACGGATTTAGTTTTTTGGATAATGGGCAGCATATCTTGCTCGGCGCTTATCATGGTGTGTTGACGCTGATGGAGCACATCGGCGCTGATCCTGAAGACGCTTTTTGTCGTTTGCCGCTGCAATGGCATATGTATGAAGGTTTGCAGTTTCAAAGTACGAATCTTCCTTCGCCGCTGCATATTTTGACCGGCATATTGCGTGCTAAAAACGTTTCGTTCTCGCTGAAAATCAGGCTGTTATCCGATATGGCTGCGTTGCAGCATTACGCACGCGGCAAGCGCGCTGATTTGGCCGTTGCCCAATGGCTGCGGCAGCGCAATGTCCCGCGCAGGCTGGTTGCAGAGTTTTGGCAGCCGCTGGTGTGGGGCGCGCTCAATACGCCGTTGGAACACGCAAGTTTGCGGGTGTTGTGCAATGTTTTGTCCGACGGCGTATGGGCGGATAAATCCGGCAGCGACTATCTTTTGCCCAAGCGCGATTTAGGCGCAATCATCGCCGAGCCTGCGTTGACAAAACTCAAGCAATACGGTGCGGACATCCGCCTTGAAACCCGCGTAGGTCGTCTGAAAAACCTTCCTGACGGACGTGTCGTTGTGAATGACGAGGTTTTTGATGCCGTTATTGTTGCGGTTGCGCCGTATCATGCCGTCCATCTTTTCCCTGAAGATACTCCCGACTATATTCAGACGACCTATCAAAATCTCCAATACCACTCAATTACCACCGTCTATTTGCGCTATGCCGTTCCCGTCCATCTGCCCGCGCCGCTGACCGGATTTACCGACGGTACGGCACAATGGCTGGTGTATCGTGGTGCACTCGGTTTGCCGGCAAATGAAGTCGCCGCCGTCATCAGCGTTTCCGACCATGTCGGCGCGTTCAAAAGTCAAGAATGGGTGGAGAAAGTCCATGCCGACGTAAAACGCATCTGCCCTTATTTGGACGAACCCGAAGCCGTCCGCGTCATCACTGAAAAACGCGCGACCACAGCCTGCACGCCTGATTCCGCCACTCCCGATTTTGCTTGGTTGCACCAGCGGCGCATCTATCCGGCAGGCGACTACCTGCACCCGCGCTATCCGGCTACGTTGGAAGCAGCGGTACAGTCGGGTTTGACGGCGGCGGAAATGTGTTTGGCAGATTTCGGGTTAATATAA
- a CDS encoding KR domain-containing protein: protein MPTLQNKTILVTGASQGLGEQVAKAYAEAGATVILVARHQKKLEKVYDAIVEAGCPEPFAICFDLIGAEEKEFEQFAATIGEAIQGKLDGIVHCASYFYALSPLDFQTVAEWVNQYRINTVAPMGLTRALLPLLKQSPDASVIFVGESHGETPKAYWGGFGASKAALNYLCKVAADEWERFENLRANVLVPGPINSPQRIKSHPGESKSERKNYEDVLPQFVWWASEESRGRSGEIVYL from the coding sequence ATGCCGACATTGCAAAATAAAACGATTCTGGTAACCGGAGCATCGCAAGGCTTGGGCGAACAAGTGGCCAAAGCCTATGCTGAAGCGGGGGCGACCGTTATTCTGGTTGCGCGCCATCAAAAAAAGCTGGAAAAAGTTTATGATGCGATTGTCGAAGCAGGCTGTCCCGAGCCGTTTGCCATTTGTTTCGATTTAATCGGCGCGGAAGAAAAAGAATTCGAGCAGTTTGCCGCAACCATCGGCGAAGCGATTCAGGGGAAACTCGACGGTATCGTCCATTGCGCCAGCTATTTTTACGCGCTCTCGCCTTTGGATTTTCAAACCGTCGCCGAATGGGTCAACCAATACCGTATCAACACCGTTGCACCGATGGGTCTGACCCGCGCGCTGCTTCCGCTGCTGAAGCAGTCGCCCGACGCGTCCGTCATCTTCGTCGGCGAAAGCCACGGCGAAACCCCGAAAGCTTACTGGGGCGGTTTCGGTGCATCCAAAGCCGCATTGAATTATTTGTGTAAAGTTGCCGCCGACGAATGGGAACGCTTTGAAAACCTGCGTGCCAATGTTTTGGTCCCCGGTCCGATTAATTCGCCGCAGCGCATCAAATCCCATCCCGGCGAATCGAAGAGCGAACGTAAAAACTACGAAGACGTATTGCCCCAGTTTGTTTGGTGGGCAAGTGAAGAGAGCAGGGGGCGTAGCGGCGAAATCGTTTATCTTTGA
- the trxB gene encoding thioredoxin-disulfide reductase, producing MSNHHKLIILGSGPAGYTAAVYAARANLKPVIITGVEQGGQLMTTTEVDNWPADAEGVQGPELMARFQAHAERFGTEMIFDQIHTVDLQNRPFTLKGDMGEYTCDALIVATGASAKYLGLPSEETFAGKGVSACATCDGFFYKQQDVAVIGGGNTAVEEALYLANIANTVTLIHRRDSFRAEKIMVDKLMQRVEEGKIILKLNSNLDEVLGDEGGVTGARLKRNDGTTEDIAVKGVFIAIGHKPNTDIFKGQLDMDETGYLKTKGGTGDNVGATNIEGVWAAGDVKDHTYRQAITSAASGCQAALDAERWLDRQGL from the coding sequence ATGAGCAACCATCACAAACTCATCATCCTCGGCTCAGGTCCTGCCGGCTACACCGCCGCCGTCTATGCCGCCCGCGCCAACCTCAAGCCCGTCATCATTACCGGCGTCGAACAGGGCGGACAACTGATGACCACCACCGAAGTCGACAACTGGCCCGCCGATGCCGAAGGCGTACAAGGCCCTGAACTGATGGCACGTTTCCAAGCCCATGCCGAACGCTTCGGCACCGAAATGATTTTCGACCAAATCCACACCGTCGATTTGCAAAACCGCCCCTTCACCCTCAAAGGCGACATGGGCGAATACACCTGCGACGCCCTGATCGTCGCCACCGGCGCATCCGCCAAATATCTAGGGCTGCCCAGCGAAGAAACCTTTGCCGGCAAAGGCGTATCCGCCTGTGCGACCTGCGACGGTTTCTTCTATAAACAGCAAGATGTAGCTGTCATCGGCGGCGGCAATACTGCCGTAGAGGAAGCCCTTTACCTTGCCAACATCGCTAACACCGTTACCCTGATCCACCGCCGCGACAGCTTCCGCGCCGAAAAAATCATGGTGGACAAACTCATGCAGCGCGTTGAAGAAGGCAAAATCATCCTCAAACTCAACAGCAATCTGGATGAAGTCTTGGGCGACGAAGGCGGCGTCACCGGCGCTCGTTTGAAACGCAACGACGGTACTACCGAAGACATCGCCGTCAAAGGCGTTTTCATCGCCATCGGCCATAAACCCAACACCGACATTTTCAAAGGCCAGCTCGATATGGACGAAACCGGCTACCTGAAAACCAAAGGCGGTACGGGCGACAACGTCGGCGCGACCAATATCGAAGGCGTATGGGCGGCAGGCGATGTCAAAGACCACACCTACCGTCAAGCCATCACCAGCGCGGCTTCCGGCTGCCAAGCCGCACTGGATGCCGAACGCTGGCTCGACCGCCAAGGGTTGTAA
- a CDS encoding porphobilinogen synthase — MNFPPRYVSATRMRRMRKDDFSRRLMREHTLTADDLIYPVFVLEGSNQEEAVPSMPGVKRQSLDKLLFTAEEALKLGIPMLALFPVVTRNKTDLAEEAYNPEGLVPTVVRTLREKFPELGIMTDVALDPYTIHGQDGLTDENGYVLNDETIEVLVKQALCHADAGAQVVAPSDMMDGRILAIREALEDAGHIHTRIMAYSAKYASAFYGPFRDAVGSSGNLGKADKKTYQMDPANTDEALHEVALDIQEGADMVMVKPGLPYLDVVRRVKDEFGVPTYAYQVSGEYAMLQAAIQNGWLDGEKVILESLLAFKRAGADGILTYYAVEAAKLLEK, encoded by the coding sequence ACCCTGACCGCAGACGATTTGATTTACCCCGTTTTCGTACTCGAAGGCAGCAATCAGGAAGAAGCCGTCCCCTCCATGCCCGGCGTAAAACGGCAAAGCCTGGACAAATTATTGTTCACCGCCGAAGAAGCCCTCAAGCTCGGTATCCCCATGCTGGCACTCTTCCCCGTCGTTACCCGAAATAAAACCGACTTGGCGGAAGAAGCCTACAACCCCGAAGGACTCGTACCTACCGTCGTGCGTACCCTGCGCGAGAAATTCCCCGAACTCGGCATCATGACCGATGTCGCCCTCGACCCCTACACCATCCACGGGCAAGACGGGCTGACCGATGAAAACGGCTACGTCCTCAACGACGAAACCATCGAAGTTTTGGTGAAACAAGCCTTGTGCCACGCCGACGCTGGTGCGCAGGTCGTCGCCCCGTCCGACATGATGGACGGCCGCATCCTCGCCATCCGCGAAGCCCTCGAAGACGCAGGACACATCCACACCCGCATCATGGCGTATTCCGCCAAATATGCCTCCGCATTTTACGGTCCGTTCCGCGATGCGGTCGGCAGTTCCGGCAACTTGGGCAAAGCCGACAAGAAAACCTACCAAATGGACCCCGCCAACACCGACGAAGCCCTGCACGAAGTCGCCCTTGACATTCAGGAAGGCGCAGATATGGTGATGGTCAAACCCGGCCTGCCCTATCTTGACGTTGTCCGCCGCGTCAAAGACGAGTTCGGCGTACCAACCTACGCCTACCAGGTTTCCGGCGAATACGCCATGCTTCAAGCCGCGATTCAAAACGGCTGGTTGGACGGTGAAAAAGTCATACTCGAAAGCCTGCTCGCCTTCAAACGCGCCGGTGCCGACGGCATCTTGACCTATTACGCCGTCGAAGCAGCCAAATTACTGGAAAAATAA